In Bacteroidota bacterium, one genomic interval encodes:
- a CDS encoding glycosyltransferase: MRICYFADGESIHIVRWCKHFADQGHDVHLISFKNVKIEKVTTHFIDTGAIAVGGGNWKVLFKYKKVKKIVKQIQPDVFHAHYATSYGITGALCGFHPYIITALGTDVLISPNQSKILKSLLKYAFSKADWITAMADHMKLAIENLGVDARKIQTLPFGIDPAVFNNTNSKKSSDSFIITSTRNFETVYNIPHLIKAVSIARKQIPGLRLNLIGAGSLQKEVEELVEKEGLKAVTTFFGKVPQPKIAEVMNDSHLFVSVSISDGNNISLNEAMACGTFCIATNIPANTQWIQDGINGFLVKIDDVEGLADKIVTSYQKYDKFQKIAVPMNASIIQEKAIWQLNMQKMENTYIKLVTNGK, encoded by the coding sequence ATGAGAATCTGTTATTTCGCAGATGGCGAAAGTATTCATATTGTCCGTTGGTGCAAACATTTTGCAGATCAAGGACATGACGTGCATTTAATCTCATTTAAAAATGTTAAAATAGAAAAGGTGACCACTCACTTTATAGATACAGGTGCCATTGCTGTTGGGGGTGGAAATTGGAAAGTCCTTTTTAAATACAAAAAGGTTAAAAAAATAGTTAAACAAATACAGCCCGATGTATTTCATGCGCATTATGCAACCAGTTATGGAATTACCGGTGCATTGTGCGGTTTTCATCCATATATTATTACGGCTTTAGGAACAGATGTGCTCATAAGTCCGAATCAATCCAAAATTTTAAAGAGTCTATTGAAGTACGCCTTTTCAAAAGCAGATTGGATAACAGCTATGGCTGATCATATGAAGTTAGCGATAGAAAATTTAGGAGTAGATGCACGTAAAATTCAAACATTACCATTTGGTATCGATCCTGCCGTTTTTAACAATACAAACTCTAAAAAAAGTAGTGATTCATTTATAATTACGAGTACTCGAAATTTTGAAACTGTATATAATATTCCTCATTTGATAAAGGCCGTTTCTATTGCAAGAAAACAAATTCCCGGATTGAGATTAAATCTTATCGGTGCGGGTTCATTGCAAAAAGAAGTGGAGGAGTTAGTTGAGAAAGAAGGTCTGAAAGCGGTAACAACTTTTTTCGGAAAAGTTCCCCAGCCTAAAATTGCAGAGGTAATGAATGATTCTCATCTATTTGTTTCAGTTTCTATATCCGATGGCAATAATATTTCTTTGAATGAAGCCATGGCATGCGGAACATTTTGTATTGCAACAAACATACCTGCCAATACACAATGGATACAAGACGGAATCAATGGGTTTTTAGTAAAAATAGACGATGTTGAGGGATTAGCTGACAAAATCGTAACTTCATACCAGAAATATGATAAATTTCAGAAAATTGCTGTTCCGATGAATGCGTCTATTATTCAGGAAAAAGCGATTTGGCAACTGAACATGCAGAAGATGGAGAATACATACATTAAACTAGTAACAAATGGGAAATAG
- a CDS encoding DegT/DnrJ/EryC1/StrS aminotransferase family protein, with translation MIPFSPPHIDQKIVDEVTKVLLSGWITTGPRTKLFEKELTKYCGNKATLCLNSATAGLEIMLRWYGVKEGDEVILPAYTYTATANVVMHCGAKPVFVDVNSHDFNISVANIEKAITSKTKVIMPVDFGGHVCDYDELNALVVKYKDKFNATTEEQKMLGRILILSDSAHSFGATYKGKKAGSLTDVSVFSFHAVKNLTTAEGGGVALNLPAPFDNEAVYKYLCVKTLHGQDKDALAKTQKGNWRYDIVEAGYKCNMPDIMAAIGLVELERYDNETSKGREHIFKQYDAAFSKYDWAQLPEYKTKDKTSCYHLYALRIKGITEGQRDAIIKEIFDCDVSVNVHFIPVPMMSFYKKQGYDIKNYPVTFDNYSREISLPVYVDLDDKKVKRVIDAVVNSVKKVIG, from the coding sequence ATGATTCCATTTTCACCACCCCACATCGACCAAAAAATTGTTGACGAAGTAACGAAAGTACTTTTATCCGGATGGATTACAACCGGTCCTCGAACTAAATTGTTTGAGAAAGAGTTAACTAAGTATTGCGGAAATAAAGCAACGTTATGTTTAAATAGTGCTACTGCAGGTTTGGAAATTATGTTGCGATGGTATGGTGTGAAAGAAGGAGATGAAGTGATATTGCCTGCATATACCTATACTGCTACTGCGAATGTCGTAATGCACTGTGGCGCCAAACCGGTTTTTGTGGATGTAAATTCACATGATTTTAATATCTCTGTTGCGAATATTGAAAAGGCGATTACTTCTAAAACCAAGGTGATTATGCCTGTTGATTTTGGAGGACATGTTTGCGATTATGATGAACTAAATGCATTGGTTGTAAAGTACAAAGACAAGTTTAATGCAACCACAGAGGAGCAAAAAATGTTGGGTAGAATCTTGATTCTGTCCGATTCAGCTCATTCTTTCGGTGCGACCTATAAAGGCAAAAAGGCCGGTTCATTAACCGATGTTTCTGTTTTTTCTTTCCATGCTGTAAAAAATCTAACAACTGCTGAAGGTGGAGGAGTGGCCTTAAATCTTCCAGCTCCATTTGATAATGAGGCAGTATATAAATATCTCTGTGTAAAAACGTTGCATGGTCAAGATAAAGATGCATTAGCAAAAACACAAAAAGGGAATTGGCGTTATGATATTGTGGAGGCCGGTTATAAATGCAATATGCCAGATATTATGGCCGCTATTGGTTTGGTTGAATTAGAGCGTTATGATAACGAAACATCGAAAGGAAGAGAGCATATTTTTAAACAATATGATGCCGCTTTTTCCAAGTACGATTGGGCACAACTGCCAGAATATAAAACGAAAGATAAAACCTCTTGCTATCACTTATATGCATTGAGAATAAAAGGAATTACTGAAGGACAACGAGATGCAATTATCAAGGAGATTTTTGATTGTGATGTATCTGTTAATGTTCATTTTATCCCGGTTCCAATGATGAGTTTTTATAAAAAACAGGGATACGATATCAAAAACTATCCCGTAACCTTCGATAATTATTCTCGTGAAATTTCATTGCCTGTGTACGTTGATTTGGATGATAAAAAAGTAAAACGTGTGATTGATGCAGTTGTGAATTCTGTAAAAAAAGTAATCGGTTAA
- a CDS encoding glycosyltransferase, whose translation MVSIVIPTYNYAHYLAETLQSVCNQTYSDWECIIIDDESLDNTSDVVEPFLLKDNRFKYVRQNNQGVSAARNNGLKLAKGDFIQFIDGDDLLQPNKLNSQVAVFKNNKDIDIVYNDVRFFEDKNPTIFKTSLKGNKNDNWLPRISKRGADVVGLFSSINFIVINAPLVRKSVFDKVGYFNEEMKALEDWDFWMRCALNDCYFHFNDSSDSFALVRVHTGSLSTIKPLMNKGHFMFLRNALMHKNLRYNYRFILFVKYVELFWDSVFSKGFVSFDAFLLSFASLLLLPVYFLIKLFRLLK comes from the coding sequence ATGGTATCGATTGTTATTCCTACATATAATTATGCGCACTATCTCGCTGAAACACTTCAGTCGGTTTGCAATCAAACCTATTCCGATTGGGAATGCATTATTATTGATGACGAATCATTGGATAACACTTCGGATGTGGTGGAACCTTTTCTTTTAAAAGACAATCGCTTTAAATACGTTCGACAGAATAATCAGGGTGTTTCTGCTGCCAGAAATAATGGACTTAAATTAGCAAAAGGCGATTTTATTCAGTTTATAGATGGCGATGATTTATTGCAACCCAATAAATTGAATTCGCAGGTGGCAGTTTTTAAAAACAACAAGGATATTGATATTGTGTATAATGATGTACGTTTTTTTGAAGATAAAAATCCTACTATTTTTAAAACGTCACTCAAAGGAAACAAAAATGACAATTGGTTACCACGTATATCTAAACGTGGAGCAGATGTAGTTGGCTTGTTTTCAAGTATAAATTTTATAGTTATAAATGCTCCTTTGGTCAGAAAATCTGTATTCGATAAGGTTGGCTATTTTAATGAAGAGATGAAAGCACTTGAAGATTGGGATTTTTGGATGAGATGCGCCTTAAATGATTGCTATTTTCATTTTAATGATTCTTCGGATTCATTCGCATTGGTTAGGGTACATACTGGAAGTTTGAGTACGATAAAACCATTGATGAATAAAGGTCATTTTATGTTTTTGAGAAATGCCTTAATGCATAAAAATTTAAGATATAACTATCGTTTTATATTATTTGTAAAGTATGTTGAATTGTTTTGGGACAGTGTTTTTTCGAAAGGATTTGTTTCCTTTGATGCGTTCTTGCTCTCATTTGCATCCTTACTTCTTTTGCCAGTTTATTTCTTAATTAAACTCTTCAGATTGTTAAAATAA
- a CDS encoding O-antigen ligase family protein, whose product MNRTEFHTKAHAYLAMMIAFCLPFARLTPIFIALLLLNWLIEGDFKNKFQLILKNKLALLFLGFFMLHLIGMLYTSNLDAGLFDLQVKLSLLIFPIVIASRPYTQEQVRNIFFVFIIGGLFASLFLLSRATYTWFAFSENNFFYQAFSILLHPSYLSMYLNVSIAWLLLSLFKKSELPTRFSPLHSLLIVLFFTFIIVLLSSKMGLISLVLLFVGFTIYLIISQKRYLIGGVALVIILASVFSLVQFVPEIGGRVKNAIHAMTNPPKDNSELESTAVRMLIWKAANSVIAKNVVYGAGTGDGKDALLKEYQERGMVGAYEHTLNAHNQFYQVTVSLGFIGLILLLSCLILPLFGVYTSPSSIYILFLLIIIFNFIPESMLEVQAGVMFYAFFNSLLCFCANFVTSKTTRL is encoded by the coding sequence ATGAACAGAACCGAATTTCATACGAAAGCACATGCTTATTTGGCAATGATGATTGCGTTTTGTTTGCCATTTGCTCGTTTAACACCCATTTTTATTGCTTTACTCTTGCTGAATTGGCTCATTGAAGGTGATTTTAAGAATAAATTTCAGTTGATTCTGAAAAATAAATTAGCACTGCTTTTTCTTGGATTTTTTATGTTGCATTTAATCGGTATGCTCTATACATCAAATTTGGATGCAGGACTATTTGATTTGCAAGTGAAATTATCGCTGTTAATTTTCCCTATTGTGATTGCGAGCAGACCCTATACGCAAGAGCAAGTAAGAAATATCTTTTTTGTTTTTATTATCGGTGGATTGTTCGCCTCTTTGTTTCTATTGTCCCGAGCAACATATACGTGGTTTGCTTTTTCTGAAAATAATTTTTTCTATCAAGCATTTTCTATTCTCTTACATCCAAGTTATTTATCCATGTATCTGAATGTTTCAATAGCATGGTTGTTATTGAGTTTATTTAAAAAGTCGGAATTGCCCACTCGCTTTTCACCCTTGCATTCTTTGCTGATTGTGCTTTTTTTTACTTTCATTATTGTTTTATTGTCATCGAAAATGGGTTTGATTTCGTTGGTGTTGCTATTTGTTGGTTTTACGATTTATCTGATTATTTCCCAAAAACGATACCTGATTGGAGGCGTTGCTTTGGTTATTATTTTAGCATCAGTTTTTTCCCTTGTTCAGTTTGTGCCTGAAATCGGAGGAAGGGTGAAAAATGCTATCCATGCAATGACAAATCCCCCCAAAGACAATTCCGAATTGGAGAGTACCGCAGTGAGGATGTTGATTTGGAAAGCAGCCAATAGCGTGATTGCTAAAAATGTGGTATACGGAGCGGGGACAGGAGATGGGAAAGACGCACTCTTGAAAGAATACCAAGAGCGAGGAATGGTAGGAGCATACGAACATACCTTAAATGCGCACAATCAATTTTATCAGGTTACGGTTAGTCTTGGGTTTATTGGATTAATCCTGTTGTTAAGTTGCCTTATTTTGCCTTTATTCGGAGTGTATACATCTCCCAGCTCCATATACATCCTGTTTTTATTAATAATAATTTTTAATTTTATTCCCGAATCCATGCTAGAGGTACAGGCAGGGGTGATGTTTTATGCTTTTTTTAATTCTTTACTATGCTTTTGTGCTAACTTTGTGACCAGTAAAACAACCAGATTATAA
- a CDS encoding glycosyltransferase, whose product MPQLSVITINYNDADGLEKTIVSLVNQSYQDFELIVIDGGSSDGSVDVIKKYISTISYWVSEKDKGIYNAQNKGIDKAQGNYCLFLNSGDYLADNKVLEAVFAENRKEDIVYGDMLTIDESGKMKRLNMPDFVGVKRMLSDTIWHPVTFIKKELFSKFGCYNEDYRIAADYDFFVHVLIGEKVSQKHLPIVICVFDRTGISSDPSNMKSLIEERNKIQNTYFNYFVLILFRLYSKLRN is encoded by the coding sequence ATGCCACAACTTTCTGTTATTACAATTAACTATAATGATGCGGATGGATTGGAAAAAACAATCGTATCACTTGTTAATCAGTCCTATCAGGATTTTGAGTTGATTGTAATTGATGGAGGTTCTTCTGACGGGAGTGTGGATGTAATTAAAAAATACATATCTACTATTTCATATTGGGTTTCCGAAAAAGATAAAGGCATTTACAATGCCCAAAACAAAGGAATTGACAAAGCACAGGGCAACTATTGTCTGTTCTTAAATTCCGGAGATTATCTGGCTGATAACAAGGTGTTAGAGGCCGTTTTTGCTGAAAACAGAAAAGAAGACATTGTTTATGGAGATATGCTTACCATAGATGAATCAGGTAAAATGAAAAGATTGAATATGCCTGATTTTGTTGGTGTAAAACGAATGCTGTCCGATACGATTTGGCATCCCGTTACTTTTATTAAAAAAGAATTATTTAGCAAGTTCGGTTGTTACAATGAGGACTATCGTATTGCAGCAGATTATGATTTTTTTGTTCATGTGCTGATAGGTGAAAAAGTTTCACAGAAACATTTGCCGATTGTTATTTGTGTTTTTGATCGAACGGGCATAAGTTCTGATCCATCCAATATGAAATCCTTAATTGAAGAAAGAAATAAAATTCAAAATACTTACTTTAATTATTTTGTACTTATTTTATTCAGACTCTATAGTAAGCTTAGAAACTAA
- a CDS encoding transglutaminase family protein has product MNKQEVFALISLLDDPDEVVFKEVSMKFLSLGEEVIPVLEDAWEHSFDTLIQNRIENIIHQIQFDLIKDALKEWSHPEQQNLLEGALLIARYQYPDIDPAKIKKQIDQIKQDVWLELNENLTALEKVKIINHILFDVHNFSGNTTNYHAPQNSYINNVLESKKGNPLLLSIIYTIIAQNLEIPIYGVNLPEHFILCYVDIEHMGVPSTEGNEGSNVFFYINPFSKGAVFGQKEIDAFLKQLKLEPLAIFYEPCSNLEIIKRLLRNLISSYEKLGYPDKSEELKGLLASLG; this is encoded by the coding sequence ATGAACAAACAAGAAGTCTTCGCACTCATTAGCTTATTGGACGATCCAGATGAAGTCGTTTTCAAGGAAGTTAGTATGAAGTTTTTATCGCTGGGTGAGGAAGTGATTCCCGTATTGGAAGACGCTTGGGAACATTCATTCGACACTTTGATTCAAAATCGGATTGAAAACATTATCCACCAAATTCAGTTCGACCTTATAAAAGATGCCTTAAAAGAGTGGTCGCATCCCGAACAACAAAATCTACTAGAAGGCGCCTTATTAATTGCCCGCTATCAGTATCCTGATATCGACCCCGCCAAAATCAAAAAACAAATTGACCAAATTAAACAAGATGTTTGGTTAGAGTTGAATGAGAATCTTACCGCTTTAGAAAAGGTAAAAATTATCAATCACATTTTGTTTGACGTTCATAATTTCAGCGGCAACACCACCAACTATCACGCACCTCAAAATTCATACATCAACAATGTATTGGAAAGTAAAAAAGGTAATCCGCTTTTGCTTTCTATCATCTACACCATCATTGCACAAAATTTAGAAATCCCCATCTACGGGGTGAACCTTCCTGAACACTTTATCCTTTGTTATGTAGACATCGAACACATGGGCGTTCCATCCACAGAAGGCAATGAAGGCAGCAATGTTTTTTTCTACATCAATCCTTTTAGTAAAGGGGCTGTATTCGGACAAAAAGAAATTGATGCATTTTTAAAACAATTAAAATTGGAACCATTGGCTATTTTTTATGAACCTTGCTCCAATTTAGAAATTATCAAACGGTTGCTACGCAATTTAATTTCTTCGTACGAAAAACTGGGCTATCCGGATAAAAGTGAAGAGTTGAAGGGATTATTAGCTTCTTTGGGGTAG
- a CDS encoding transferase translates to MGNRIAIIGAGGHGKVVCDAILAQNEYIINGFVDVSLPVGTTVINGYQVIAHQNNLESLKSQVDFFIVAIGNNKIRGELYKLAKTILKPAIVIHPSAVIGSDVQIGAGTVVLANSVLNASSQIGENVIINARVVVDHDCTIGNNIHLSIGTMVGSNSKINDGYLSAIGENINSFSNLG, encoded by the coding sequence ATGGGAAATAGAATTGCAATTATTGGAGCTGGAGGTCACGGAAAAGTTGTATGTGATGCTATTTTAGCTCAAAATGAATACATTATAAATGGTTTTGTGGATGTTTCTTTACCCGTTGGAACAACTGTTATTAATGGTTATCAGGTAATTGCACATCAAAATAATCTTGAGTCTTTGAAATCGCAAGTCGATTTTTTTATTGTGGCTATCGGAAATAATAAAATTAGAGGAGAGCTTTATAAATTGGCAAAAACAATTTTAAAACCTGCAATCGTGATTCACCCTTCTGCCGTAATCGGTTCGGATGTACAAATTGGTGCAGGAACAGTGGTGCTGGCAAATTCTGTATTAAATGCCAGTTCCCAAATTGGAGAAAATGTGATTATTAATGCTCGTGTGGTGGTGGATCATGATTGTACAATCGGAAATAATATTCATTTGTCTATTGGAACAATGGTGGGTAGTAATTCAAAAATCAATGACGGATACCTGAGTGCAATCGGAGAAAATATTAATTCATTTTCAAATTTAGGTTAA
- a CDS encoding glycosyltransferase family 2 protein has product MKSVSIVIPCRNEEKYIGRCIDSILMQDYPHEKLSIFICDGMSTDETVAIVKDYAVKHAFIQLLVNEKQTTPFALNLGIKASTSDVVIILGAHSELYPDYVSSCVEAFDFAPNIGCTGGIIENVYENEISDVIGKAMSSSFGVGNAHFRTGNKNGFVDTVAFGAYKRDVFHKIGYFDEELIRNQDDEFNFRLIKNGFTIYLFRKIRSKYYVRASYGKLFKQYEQYGYWKVYVNKKHNTVTTLRQVVPLFFVLYLLFGVLASFFGYVYFTLFAIGLLLYAAAGYLFAYNLSTDQFQITNIIRVFFILHFSYGWGYLKGMIDFFVLNKKIKRTESLTR; this is encoded by the coding sequence GTGAAATCGGTTTCAATTGTTATTCCTTGCAGAAATGAAGAAAAGTACATCGGAAGGTGTATTGATTCTATTTTGATGCAAGACTATCCGCACGAAAAATTATCCATATTTATTTGTGATGGAATGAGTACCGATGAAACGGTAGCAATTGTTAAAGACTATGCCGTGAAACATGCTTTTATTCAGTTGCTTGTAAACGAAAAGCAAACCACTCCCTTTGCTCTTAACCTTGGTATTAAAGCATCCACTAGTGATGTGGTGATTATTTTGGGTGCTCATTCCGAGCTATACCCCGATTATGTTTCTTCTTGTGTAGAAGCATTTGATTTTGCACCGAATATTGGTTGTACGGGTGGTATCATTGAAAATGTATACGAGAACGAAATTTCAGATGTAATCGGAAAAGCAATGTCTTCCAGCTTTGGCGTTGGAAATGCTCATTTCAGAACGGGTAATAAAAATGGTTTTGTTGATACGGTCGCATTCGGAGCCTACAAAAGGGACGTGTTTCATAAAATCGGTTATTTTGATGAGGAGTTGATTCGCAATCAGGATGATGAATTTAATTTTCGACTAATCAAAAATGGTTTTACTATTTATTTGTTTCGAAAAATTCGTTCTAAATATTATGTTAGAGCATCTTATGGAAAATTATTTAAGCAATATGAGCAATACGGATACTGGAAAGTATATGTAAATAAAAAGCATAACACCGTAACCACATTGCGACAGGTTGTACCATTGTTTTTTGTTCTGTATTTGCTTTTTGGTGTTTTGGCATCCTTTTTTGGATATGTTTATTTTACTTTGTTTGCAATCGGATTATTACTCTATGCTGCAGCTGGCTATTTGTTTGCATACAACTTATCTACCGATCAATTTCAAATAACGAATATTATCAGAGTTTTTTTTATTCTTCATTTTTCATATGGTTGGGGATATTTAAAAGGGATGATTGACTTTTTTGTATTGAATAAAAAGATAAAAAGAACGGAATCACTTACTCGATAA
- a CDS encoding sugar transferase, whose amino-acid sequence MGKRLFDIFFSLIGLIILIIPFLIIALLVAFDSKGGVFYKQIRVGKNGVDFKLLKFRTMQTNADKAGLLTVGGRDNRITKIGYGLRKYKIDELPQLINVLLGDMSLVGPRPEVRKYVDLYTNEQQRVLSVKPGITDYASIEYSNENELLGQSENPEQIYIHEIMPAKLKLNLKYISEQGVGTDLKIIFKTIAKIVS is encoded by the coding sequence ATGGGAAAACGCCTGTTCGATATTTTCTTTTCATTGATAGGCTTGATAATTCTGATTATTCCTTTCTTAATAATCGCACTCCTTGTTGCCTTCGATTCGAAAGGTGGTGTTTTCTATAAACAGATTCGGGTAGGAAAAAACGGTGTGGATTTTAAATTATTGAAATTTAGAACCATGCAAACGAATGCGGACAAAGCCGGATTGTTAACGGTAGGAGGCAGAGATAACCGTATTACTAAAATTGGTTATGGGTTGCGTAAATACAAAATAGATGAATTACCACAGCTCATCAACGTGTTGTTAGGAGATATGAGTTTGGTGGGGCCAAGGCCGGAGGTTCGAAAATATGTGGACCTTTATACCAATGAGCAACAGCGTGTTTTGTCTGTTAAGCCGGGAATAACGGATTATGCAAGCATCGAGTATAGCAACGAAAACGAATTGTTGGGCCAATCAGAAAATCCTGAACAGATTTATATCCATGAAATTATGCCTGCCAAACTAAAATTGAATTTAAAATATATTTCAGAGCAAGGTGTGGGAACCGATTTGAAAATTATTTTTAAAACAATCGCAAAGATTGTAAGCTAA
- a CDS encoding nucleoside phosphorylase has product MNNTIAETELILNPNGSVYHLQLLPENIAPNIIIVGDQGRVETVSAFFDTIDFKVQNREFVTHGGTFNGKRIMVLSSGIGTDNIDILMNELDTAVNIDLKTRTIKKEHTSLNIVRIGTSGALQKDIPVDSFVVSSYGLGFDGLLNYYLDLAKVNDNTISEAFMQQTNWAKNLPYPYAVKGSASLINQIGFDLTKGITATAPGFYGPQGRKLRLTPWVADFNQQLTDFKLDENRITNFEMETSALYGLGALLGHQTCTVCAIIANRVAKQYSKNYHVAIEKLIQLVLERLTK; this is encoded by the coding sequence ATGAATAATACTATAGCAGAAACGGAACTTATTCTGAATCCGAACGGAAGTGTTTACCATTTGCAACTCTTGCCTGAAAATATAGCGCCCAATATCATCATTGTTGGTGATCAAGGTCGGGTAGAAACCGTTTCCGCCTTTTTTGACACCATTGATTTTAAAGTACAAAACCGTGAATTTGTTACTCATGGAGGAACTTTTAACGGGAAACGTATCATGGTGCTTTCTTCCGGAATTGGCACAGACAATATCGACATCCTTATGAACGAGCTGGATACGGCAGTAAACATTGATTTAAAAACACGTACCATCAAAAAAGAGCATACCAGTTTGAACATTGTCAGAATAGGCACATCCGGGGCGTTACAAAAAGACATTCCGGTTGATAGTTTTGTGGTATCCTCATACGGACTCGGATTTGATGGATTATTAAATTATTATCTGGATTTAGCTAAAGTAAATGACAATACGATTTCTGAAGCCTTTATGCAGCAAACTAACTGGGCAAAAAACTTGCCTTATCCCTATGCAGTTAAAGGCTCTGCGTCATTAATCAATCAAATCGGATTCGACCTTACAAAAGGCATAACTGCCACCGCACCAGGATTTTATGGACCACAAGGCCGTAAATTACGATTAACTCCTTGGGTAGCCGATTTTAATCAACAATTAACCGATTTTAAACTGGATGAAAATCGGATCACCAACTTCGAAATGGAGACCTCTGCCCTCTATGGATTGGGAGCCTTGCTTGGTCATCAAACCTGCACCGTATGTGCTATTATAGCCAATCGGGTAGCGAAACAATACAGCAAGAATTACCATGTAGCAATAGAGAAATTAATCCAGTTGGTATTGGAGAGATTAACAAAGTAA
- a CDS encoding glycosyltransferase family 2 protein: protein MSANIHISIVIVNYNVKQLLLQCLKSIYSNIGDGLVIETIVVDNNSADDSVESLKKEYPQVVLIENKFNAGFSGANNQGMEIAKGECVFLLNPDTEVLGNALEQLYFYLKANEGCAIVAPRLWNSDHTIQISVWKNHAPVDLVSETFFLHKVIGRLNYPIAQLKSTFEVKTASGAALFFNKNLIKKIGMLDVSLFWMEDIDFSKRAQECGKLMYLHTAEVIHHSGQSQKKNYNISIANQLLSKLKYYKKYHSFLGYVVATLSCFIFIVSRIIIFGLLSPTKDIYLLKLRAYLYTFKRYFKYLFLNDKKLI, encoded by the coding sequence GTGTCAGCGAACATTCACATATCTATTGTTATTGTTAATTACAATGTAAAGCAATTACTACTGCAGTGTTTGAAATCTATTTATTCGAATATTGGAGATGGATTGGTAATCGAGACGATTGTTGTAGATAATAATTCAGCTGATGATAGTGTTGAATCACTAAAAAAGGAATATCCTCAAGTAGTTTTGATTGAGAATAAATTTAATGCAGGCTTTTCAGGAGCGAATAACCAAGGAATGGAAATAGCCAAAGGAGAATGTGTTTTTCTACTAAATCCGGATACGGAAGTATTGGGAAATGCTCTGGAACAGCTTTATTTCTATTTGAAAGCGAATGAAGGTTGTGCAATTGTTGCTCCCCGTTTGTGGAATTCAGATCATACAATTCAGATTTCAGTTTGGAAAAATCATGCTCCAGTAGATTTAGTTTCGGAGACTTTTTTTCTGCATAAAGTTATTGGTCGACTCAATTATCCAATAGCTCAGCTGAAGTCTACTTTTGAAGTTAAAACCGCATCTGGTGCAGCATTGTTTTTTAATAAAAATCTGATTAAAAAAATAGGAATGCTGGATGTTTCTCTGTTTTGGATGGAAGACATCGATTTTTCTAAAAGAGCACAGGAGTGTGGGAAATTAATGTATTTGCATACAGCAGAAGTGATTCATCACAGTGGGCAAAGTCAGAAAAAGAATTATAATATTTCAATTGCCAATCAACTGCTGAGTAAGTTGAAGTATTACAAAAAATACCATTCATTTTTGGGATATGTAGTAGCCACTTTGTCTTGTTTTATTTTTATTGTAAGTAGGATTATCATTTTTGGTTTACTGAGTCCGACAAAAGACATATATTTATTAAAATTACGGGCCTATTTGTATACTTTCAAGCGCTACTTTAAGTACCTGTTTTTAAACGATAAAAAATTAATATAG